The following nucleotide sequence is from Thermostaphylospora chromogena.
GAAGCACGGCATTCTTCGCACCCTGGATGAACGCGGTTCCACGCAGGGCGTTGCCGCCGCGCACGCGGTAACGGATCATTTGTGTCAAGCTCCTTGACGGTTACTGAGTTAGGGGTCGTCAGGCGTGCAGCCCCGCATGTGGCTCACGTGACGACGGAGCGTCGGGCGGGCTCGTGCTGCTACGAGGGCTCACAGTAGCCGCTGTACGGCCCTGTGCCGGTCGATTCCGGCGGGGAAGGTACATCTGTGCCCTAAGGGGAGAATGAGCGTCCTGTGAGGCGTTCGTAGGCTTCTACGTACCGTTGCCGCGTCCGCTCCACCACCTCCGGGGGAAGGGGAGGGGGCGCCTCACCCGAGGAGGGGTTCCAGCCCGAGGCGGGGGAGAGGAGCCAGTCCCGAACGTACTGCTTGTCGAAGGACGGCTGCGGCCTGCCCGGCCGCCACTCCTCCAAAGGCCAGAAGCGAGAGGAGTCGGGGGTCAGCACCTCGTCGCCGAGCGTCAGCACTCCGTTGTCGTCCCAGCCCAGCTCGATCTTGGTGTCGGCGACGACGATGCCGCGCTCGCGCGCGATCCGCGCCCCCCGCTCGTACACCGCGAGCGTGATCCGCCGCAGCTCCCGCGCGACCTCCTCACCCACCTCGTCGGCCACCTGGGCGTAGGTCATCGGCTCGTCGTGCTCGCCCACCGGGGCCTTGGTGGTGGGGGTGAAGATCGGTTCGGGGAGGCGGGAGCCGTCCTCCAGGCCGGGCGGGAGCGCTATGCCGCAGACCTCGCCGGTGCGGCGGTAGCCGGCGAGGCCGGACCCGGTGAGGTAGCCGCGCGCCACGCACTCCACCGGCACCATCCGCAGCGGCCTGCACAACATGCTGCGGCCGTCCTCGCCGGGCGCCACCAGATGGTTGGGCACCACGTCGGCGAGCTGCTCGAACCACCACAGCGACAGCTGGGTGAGGATCTTGCCCTTGTCGGGGATCTCAGGGGTGAGGACGTGGTCGAACGCGGAGATGCGGTCGGAGGCGACCATCAGCAGCAGGCCGTCGTCGGCCTGGTAGAGATCGCGGACCTTCCCCGAGTGCAGCGGTTTCACTCCAACTAGTCTGCCAGTCGCCATGGACGCCCTGAGATCGGGCATGACCCGGCGGGCGGGCGCCGGGTCAGAGGGTGCCCTCGGTCTCGGTGCGGGTGGCGGCGTGCTCGGCGATGTCGGTGCGGTGGTGGGAGCCGCGCATGCGGATCTTGGAGATCGCCTC
It contains:
- a CDS encoding phosphoribosylaminoimidazolesuccinocarboxamide synthase, with protein sequence MPDLRASMATGRLVGVKPLHSGKVRDLYQADDGLLLMVASDRISAFDHVLTPEIPDKGKILTQLSLWWFEQLADVVPNHLVAPGEDGRSMLCRPLRMVPVECVARGYLTGSGLAGYRRTGEVCGIALPPGLEDGSRLPEPIFTPTTKAPVGEHDEPMTYAQVADEVGEEVARELRRITLAVYERGARIARERGIVVADTKIELGWDDNGVLTLGDEVLTPDSSRFWPLEEWRPGRPQPSFDKQYVRDWLLSPASGWNPSSGEAPPPLPPEVVERTRQRYVEAYERLTGRSFSP